The proteins below come from a single Microbacterium sp. SLBN-154 genomic window:
- a CDS encoding fasciclin domain-containing protein, with product MSRKTRLTAGLSLAFAATLALSACSSGAGTAEDTMEPSMEPSTEASSPAMEEDMAMDPAANLVGPGCEAYAEQVPDGAGSIEGMSTEPVAVAASNNPLLSTLVQAVSGQLNPEVDLVDTLNGDEFTVFAPVNDAFAALDPATLESLQTDTAGLTSILTYHVVPGQLSPDEVVGTQTTVQGADLEVTGSGDELMVNQASVICGGVVTANATVYLIDSVLTPPAQ from the coding sequence ATGTCACGCAAGACTCGTCTCACCGCCGGTCTTTCCCTCGCCTTCGCTGCGACGCTCGCGCTGAGCGCCTGTTCGTCCGGCGCCGGCACCGCGGAAGACACCATGGAGCCCTCCATGGAGCCGTCCACCGAGGCCTCGTCTCCCGCCATGGAAGAGGACATGGCGATGGATCCGGCCGCCAACCTCGTCGGCCCCGGTTGCGAGGCCTACGCCGAGCAGGTGCCCGACGGCGCCGGTTCGATCGAGGGCATGTCGACCGAGCCCGTCGCGGTGGCCGCATCGAACAACCCGCTGCTGAGCACCCTCGTGCAGGCCGTCAGCGGTCAGCTCAACCCCGAGGTCGACCTCGTCGACACGCTGAACGGTGACGAGTTCACCGTGTTCGCTCCGGTCAACGACGCGTTCGCCGCGCTCGACCCGGCGACCCTGGAATCCCTCCAGACTGACACCGCCGGTCTGACCTCGATCCTCACGTACCACGTGGTGCCCGGTCAGCTGTCGCCCGACGAGGTCGTCGGCACCCAGACCACGGTCCAGGGCGCCGACCTCGAGGTGACGGGCTCGGGCGACGAGCTCATGGTCAACCAGGCCAGCGTGATCTGCGGTGGCGTCGTCACCGCCAACGCCACGGTCTACCTGATCGACTCGGTCCTGACGCCGCCGGCTCAGTGA
- the sigK gene encoding ECF RNA polymerase sigma factor SigK, with protein sequence MLLDVVIDGADVREDEPHADHVGDLLQQIAQGDSDAFTRLYDMLSPRVFGLILRVLVDRSQSEEVLQEVFLEVWQSASRFAPNKGQGRTWVLTIAHRRAVDRVRSSQSSSDRDIRVGYRDLGVAHDTVSEHVELRLEAEKVNRALGTLPDAQREALTLAYFGGYSQSEIAALVGAPLGTIKTRMRDGLSRLRVEMGVTT encoded by the coding sequence ATGCTGTTGGATGTGGTGATCGACGGAGCCGACGTGCGCGAGGACGAACCGCACGCCGACCACGTCGGAGATCTCCTCCAGCAGATCGCGCAGGGCGACTCGGACGCCTTCACCCGGCTCTACGACATGCTGTCGCCGCGGGTGTTCGGTCTGATCCTGCGCGTGCTCGTCGACCGCTCCCAGAGCGAAGAAGTGCTCCAGGAGGTCTTCCTGGAAGTGTGGCAATCCGCTTCCCGCTTCGCCCCGAACAAGGGTCAGGGCAGAACGTGGGTGCTCACGATCGCACATCGCCGCGCGGTCGACCGGGTCCGGTCGTCGCAGTCGAGTTCCGATCGGGACATCCGTGTGGGCTATCGCGACCTCGGGGTCGCCCACGACACGGTCTCCGAGCACGTGGAGCTGCGCTTGGAAGCAGAAAAAGTCAATCGAGCGCTCGGAACCCTGCCGGATGCGCAGCGGGAGGCACTGACCCTCGCGTACTTCGGTGGTTACAGTCAGAGCGAAATCGCGGCGCTCGTGGGAGCGCCGCTCGGAACGATCAAGACCAGGATGCGGGACGGTCTCTCGCGACTGCGTGTGGAGATGGGGGTGACAACGTGA
- a CDS encoding isochorismatase family protein produces MTRALFIVDLQNDFTERGALGVAGGDEVAARVTEFLAKHAGDYALIVASRDWHDPDNDNGGHFSENPDFVDTWPPHCVGGTHGAEYDELFDASSVTHHLKKGQGRPAYSLFEGYADDGATAAQLLDSHGIIDIDVAGIATDYCVRASALDALAAGRRVRVLTDLIAGVHPESSARALDEIERAGAELVPAQS; encoded by the coding sequence ATGACCCGGGCGCTGTTCATCGTCGATCTCCAGAACGACTTCACCGAGCGCGGTGCACTCGGCGTGGCCGGGGGAGACGAGGTCGCCGCCCGGGTGACGGAGTTCCTTGCGAAGCACGCCGGTGACTACGCGCTCATCGTGGCCTCCCGCGACTGGCACGACCCCGACAACGACAACGGCGGTCACTTCTCCGAGAATCCGGATTTCGTCGACACATGGCCGCCGCACTGTGTCGGCGGTACGCACGGTGCGGAGTACGACGAGCTGTTCGACGCGTCGTCGGTCACCCATCATTTGAAGAAGGGGCAGGGCCGGCCCGCCTATTCGCTGTTCGAAGGATATGCGGATGACGGCGCCACGGCGGCCCAGCTGCTCGACTCCCACGGCATCATCGACATCGACGTCGCGGGGATCGCGACGGACTACTGCGTGCGAGCCTCGGCCTTGGACGCCCTCGCCGCCGGACGGCGGGTGCGGGTGCTGACCGACCTCATCGCCGGCGTCCACCCGGAATCCAGTGCCCGAGCGCTCGACGAGATCGAACGCGCGGGCGCCGAGCTCGTTCCCGCGCAGAGCTGA
- a CDS encoding alpha/beta hydrolase, producing MTLVPPRRRRRRVAAALATVVAMTLVLSGCVYSLIPETRATSTASPAPDTDGVDQELLPFYEQTLTWSDCGDGFDCTMVRAPLDWSDPSAGDIQLSVVRHRATGGEAIGSLLTNPGGPGASGVSLIRDSLGFAVGQQLQQSFDVIGFDPRGVGESTAVRCYDAAQMDDYLYPGVSAPRGSDEWTQEWLARHEGFAQACDANSGGILPHITTENAARDMDLLRAVLGDEQLNYLGYSYGTFLGATYAKLYPDRVGRLVLDGAIDPAASGFDVSTTQAIGFESALRAYMSDCLTSDDCPFRGSVDEAMADLGALLASADAAPLIASDGRELNADALTTSIVAALYSRDNWTFLTTALSDVLQGDPEFAFVLADFYYNRQEGQYLDNSTEAFRAYNCMDYPDDPTFDADEEAAQAQLEAEAPTIAPYWAGPDPCDAWPYPPTGVREAITAEGAAPIVVVGTTNDPATPYEWSVVLADQLASGVLVTRVGEGHTGYNKGNACVDSAVEAYLVDGVVPEDGLRCE from the coding sequence GTGACCCTCGTACCCCCTCGCCGCCGCCGCCGCCGCGTCGCGGCAGCACTCGCCACCGTCGTCGCGATGACGCTGGTGCTGTCGGGATGCGTGTACTCGCTGATCCCCGAGACCCGGGCGACGTCCACGGCGAGCCCCGCACCCGACACGGACGGCGTCGACCAGGAGCTGCTGCCGTTCTACGAGCAGACGCTGACATGGAGCGACTGCGGCGACGGCTTCGACTGCACCATGGTGCGGGCGCCGCTGGACTGGAGCGACCCGTCCGCCGGCGACATCCAGCTCTCCGTCGTCCGCCACCGGGCGACCGGGGGCGAGGCGATCGGCTCCCTGCTGACCAACCCCGGCGGGCCGGGTGCGAGCGGCGTCTCGCTCATCCGCGACTCCCTGGGCTTCGCCGTCGGTCAGCAGCTGCAGCAGAGCTTCGACGTCATCGGGTTCGACCCGCGCGGGGTGGGCGAGTCCACTGCGGTGCGGTGCTACGACGCCGCGCAGATGGATGACTACCTCTACCCCGGCGTCTCCGCGCCGCGCGGCAGCGACGAGTGGACCCAGGAGTGGCTCGCCCGCCACGAGGGGTTCGCCCAGGCGTGCGACGCCAACAGCGGCGGCATCCTTCCGCACATCACCACAGAGAACGCAGCCCGCGACATGGACCTCCTGCGCGCCGTCCTCGGCGATGAGCAGCTGAACTATCTCGGCTATTCGTACGGCACCTTCCTCGGCGCCACCTACGCCAAGCTCTATCCCGATCGGGTGGGCCGCCTCGTGCTCGACGGGGCGATCGACCCGGCGGCGTCGGGCTTCGATGTCAGCACGACGCAGGCGATCGGGTTCGAGTCGGCTCTGCGCGCCTACATGAGTGACTGTCTGACGAGCGACGACTGTCCGTTCCGGGGTTCGGTCGACGAGGCGATGGCCGATCTCGGTGCGCTCCTGGCCAGCGCCGACGCGGCCCCGCTCATCGCATCCGACGGGCGTGAACTCAACGCCGACGCCCTGACCACCTCCATCGTGGCGGCGCTGTACTCCCGCGACAACTGGACGTTCCTCACCACCGCCCTCAGCGACGTGCTGCAGGGCGACCCGGAGTTCGCGTTCGTGCTCGCAGACTTCTACTACAACCGCCAGGAGGGCCAGTACCTCGATAACTCCACCGAGGCCTTCCGGGCGTACAACTGCATGGACTATCCCGACGATCCCACTTTCGACGCGGACGAAGAAGCGGCCCAGGCCCAGCTCGAGGCGGAGGCCCCCACGATCGCGCCCTACTGGGCGGGACCCGACCCGTGCGACGCGTGGCCGTACCCGCCGACGGGTGTGCGTGAGGCGATCACCGCCGAGGGCGCTGCGCCCATCGTGGTGGTCGGCACGACCAACGATCCGGCGACGCCGTACGAATGGTCGGTGGTGCTGGCCGATCAGCTGGCCTCCGGGGTTCTCGTGACCCGCGTCGGGGAAGGCCACACCGGGTACAACAAGGGCAACGCGTGCGTCGACTCCGCCGTGGAGGCGTATCTCGTCGACGGGGTGGTTCCCGAGGACGGATTGCGCTGCGAGTAG
- a CDS encoding DNA polymerase III subunit delta' encodes MEATATTIGTATDPWRGVWGQPDAVAALQAAAADPGAMTHAWLLVGPPGSGRSTLAYAFAAALIAEPGDDAAVGQVLAGTHPDLTALRTEQVIIRIDEARRLVERAYFAPSIGRHRVIVVEDADRMAERTSNVLLKALEEPPERTVWVLCAPSDADLLPTIRSRVRTVRLREPDVADVAALIAARTGAAPEIAEQSARHAQRHIGMAQRLASDDAARRRRAETLAGVLSVRGVGGAVDVAARIVAAATDDAKALSAERDEVERLQLRRTLGIAEGAPVPPAVRSQLSALEDDQKRRATRSLRDGIDRVLTDLQSLFRDVLMRQFGREDDMINREFADDIRALADQWQPSRTLVVLDQISETRRNLEQNVAPTLAIESMLITVATGRTP; translated from the coding sequence ATGGAGGCCACCGCGACCACGATCGGCACGGCGACCGATCCGTGGCGCGGCGTGTGGGGGCAGCCCGACGCCGTGGCCGCCCTTCAGGCCGCCGCCGCCGACCCCGGTGCGATGACGCACGCGTGGCTGCTCGTCGGGCCGCCCGGATCGGGCCGATCGACCCTCGCGTACGCGTTCGCCGCCGCTCTGATCGCAGAGCCCGGCGACGACGCCGCCGTCGGCCAGGTGCTCGCAGGCACCCATCCCGACCTGACGGCGCTGCGCACCGAGCAGGTCATCATCCGTATCGACGAGGCCCGGCGGCTGGTCGAGCGAGCGTACTTCGCGCCCTCCATCGGGCGGCACCGGGTCATCGTCGTCGAGGACGCCGATCGGATGGCGGAGCGCACGTCCAACGTGCTCCTGAAGGCACTGGAGGAGCCGCCCGAGCGGACGGTGTGGGTGCTGTGCGCGCCGAGCGACGCCGACCTGCTTCCCACGATCCGGTCGCGGGTCCGCACCGTGCGGCTGCGCGAGCCCGACGTCGCCGACGTCGCCGCTCTCATCGCGGCCCGCACCGGGGCGGCACCGGAGATCGCCGAGCAGTCGGCGCGGCACGCCCAGCGGCACATCGGCATGGCCCAGCGCTTGGCGAGCGACGACGCGGCGCGCCGGCGGCGCGCGGAGACCCTCGCCGGCGTCCTCTCCGTCCGCGGTGTGGGGGGCGCGGTCGATGTCGCCGCGCGCATCGTCGCGGCGGCCACCGATGACGCCAAGGCTCTCAGCGCCGAGCGCGACGAGGTCGAGCGTCTGCAGTTGCGGCGTACTCTCGGCATCGCCGAGGGAGCTCCCGTGCCGCCCGCCGTCCGCAGCCAGCTGTCCGCGCTGGAGGACGACCAGAAGCGTCGGGCCACCAGGAGCCTGCGAGACGGGATCGATCGCGTCCTGACCGACCTTCAGTCGCTGTTCCGCGATGTCCTCATGCGGCAGTTCGGCCGGGAGGACGACATGATCAATCGCGAGTTCGCTGATGACATCCGCGCTCTCGCCGATCAGTGGCAGCCTTCGCGCACGCTCGTCGTGCTCGATCAGATCTCCGAGACCCGGCGAAATCTCGAGCAGAACGTCGCCCCGACGCTGGCCATCGAGAGCATGTTGATCACCGTCGCCACCGGAAGGACCCCGTGA
- a CDS encoding anti-sigma factor produces MNEQEFAELAAGFALDALSPDDAQAFEQARIAHPEWAHHVEDALESAALLADVVPAVSPPASVRDTLMAQITGDAAIETEISSATGLLAAVQDTSASPSADAAPPAGPRTDDQDAHPTTTGAIAVVRRRWTRGLLALAASFVLLVALGFGAASVNEYLNRTPAQVALAAIEAAPDAASVTAEAADGGVVTARWSPSLEQAVVVTDGLPQLTDDQVFELWVLRGDEVTSAGTFEPAPGGEAVALLEASFEQGDTIAMSVEPAGGSPTGLPTSDPLVAITTDA; encoded by the coding sequence GTGAACGAACAGGAATTCGCCGAGCTTGCGGCCGGCTTCGCGCTCGACGCACTGTCCCCCGACGACGCGCAGGCGTTCGAGCAGGCGCGGATCGCGCATCCCGAGTGGGCTCACCATGTCGAGGACGCTCTCGAGTCCGCTGCGCTCCTCGCCGATGTCGTCCCCGCCGTCAGCCCGCCCGCGTCTGTCCGCGACACCCTCATGGCTCAGATCACCGGCGATGCCGCGATTGAGACGGAGATCTCCTCGGCCACCGGGCTGTTGGCCGCGGTGCAGGACACCTCGGCAAGTCCGAGCGCCGATGCTGCGCCGCCCGCCGGTCCTCGCACGGACGACCAGGACGCGCACCCCACCACGACGGGAGCGATCGCCGTCGTCCGACGCCGGTGGACGCGGGGCCTGCTTGCTCTCGCGGCGAGCTTCGTCCTCCTCGTCGCGCTCGGGTTCGGCGCCGCGTCGGTGAACGAGTATCTGAACCGTACTCCCGCTCAGGTGGCGCTCGCCGCCATCGAGGCCGCGCCCGATGCCGCCTCGGTGACCGCTGAGGCCGCCGACGGCGGTGTGGTGACGGCGCGCTGGTCGCCCTCGCTCGAGCAGGCGGTCGTCGTCACCGACGGCCTGCCGCAGCTCACCGACGATCAGGTCTTCGAGCTCTGGGTGCTCCGGGGTGATGAGGTCACCTCCGCAGGCACCTTCGAGCCCGCTCCCGGCGGGGAGGCCGTCGCGCTGCTGGAGGCGAGCTTCGAGCAGGGAGACACCATCGCGATGTCGGTCGAGCCCGCAGGCGGCTCTCCGACGGGTCTGCCCACATCCGACCCCCTGGTCGCGATCACCACCGACGCCTGA
- a CDS encoding serine/threonine-protein kinase — protein MPPAEPPLLSGRYRVDECIGEGGMARVYRAEDVALGRTVAIKRMRGSIDDDQPRVRSEMRLLAGLSHPSLVTLLDAHLGDETPGGDGDFLVMEYVEGPTLAQCLSGGPLPPATAAALTMDLADALHTVHDAGIVHRDIKPSNILLSPSPLPMRQFRAKLADFGIAYLHDSARITSPGLVLGTAAYLAPEQVRGDAPTPAVDVFSLGLVIIEALTGLRAYRSGTGAEALVARLASAPAIPPDLDDGWRELLVAMTSLDPRDRPSALDVAVAASALTSTGVMIAMPPASPAPTPAPSRDVALQPATSGRDLDTSELPATMPTALGVAAMADHTPLPVQNIPSRRSTRTERTRRSRRATALWGTAAVATLLIVGVVSALSGAFGTAGSLTPVVSEPTPARILPEPDPTEETAEDAGTAPTAVLDSVPASDTDLRTDDPQVTDPQTPPAPVVSPSPTEATKTPRPSVTPPAPRGDADEKGDTAPSPTPPSPSPEPSPTTPDENGSPGPGAGNGPGSGIPDWLSPPPFDRESGSRS, from the coding sequence ATGCCACCGGCCGAACCCCCCTTGCTTTCGGGGCGTTATCGCGTCGACGAGTGCATCGGCGAAGGCGGAATGGCGCGGGTCTACCGTGCGGAGGACGTCGCTCTCGGGCGCACGGTCGCCATCAAGCGGATGCGGGGATCGATCGACGACGACCAGCCGCGCGTCCGGTCGGAGATGCGGCTTCTCGCCGGGCTGAGCCACCCGTCGCTCGTCACCCTTCTGGATGCGCATCTCGGTGATGAGACTCCCGGGGGCGACGGCGATTTCCTCGTGATGGAGTACGTCGAGGGTCCGACACTGGCGCAATGCCTGAGCGGTGGCCCGCTGCCCCCCGCGACGGCCGCGGCGCTGACGATGGATCTCGCCGATGCGCTGCACACGGTGCACGACGCAGGGATCGTCCACCGCGACATCAAGCCTTCCAACATCCTGCTCTCGCCCTCTCCGCTGCCGATGCGACAGTTCCGCGCGAAGCTCGCCGACTTCGGCATCGCCTATCTCCACGACAGCGCGCGGATCACCTCGCCCGGCCTCGTTCTGGGCACCGCCGCCTACCTCGCTCCCGAGCAGGTCAGGGGTGACGCGCCCACCCCGGCGGTGGATGTGTTCTCCCTGGGCCTGGTGATCATCGAAGCGCTCACCGGCCTTCGCGCCTATCGAAGCGGCACGGGCGCCGAAGCGCTCGTGGCGCGGCTGGCGTCGGCGCCGGCCATCCCGCCCGACCTCGACGACGGTTGGCGCGAGCTCCTGGTCGCCATGACCTCGCTCGACCCCCGCGATCGCCCCAGCGCCCTCGATGTCGCCGTGGCCGCGTCCGCCCTCACCAGCACCGGCGTGATGATCGCCATGCCGCCGGCCTCGCCGGCGCCCACACCCGCACCGTCGCGCGACGTCGCCCTCCAGCCCGCGACGTCGGGCCGGGATCTCGACACCTCCGAGCTTCCCGCCACGATGCCGACCGCGCTCGGCGTCGCCGCGATGGCAGACCACACGCCGCTTCCGGTGCAGAACATCCCGAGTCGTCGCTCGACGCGCACCGAACGCACGCGGCGGTCGCGCCGCGCGACGGCCCTCTGGGGCACAGCGGCCGTGGCCACGCTTCTCATCGTCGGGGTCGTCAGCGCGCTCTCCGGCGCGTTCGGGACCGCCGGCTCGCTGACTCCCGTGGTGTCCGAACCGACGCCCGCACGGATCCTGCCGGAGCCGGATCCCACCGAGGAGACCGCAGAGGATGCGGGCACGGCGCCGACCGCGGTCCTGGACTCGGTGCCGGCATCGGACACCGATCTCCGAACGGATGACCCACAGGTGACCGATCCGCAGACACCGCCCGCCCCCGTCGTGAGCCCGAGTCCGACCGAGGCGACCAAGACGCCACGCCCGAGCGTCACCCCGCCGGCACCGCGCGGCGACGCCGACGAGAAGGGCGACACCGCCCCGTCTCCGACGCCTCCGTCGCCCAGCCCCGAGCCGAGTCCGACGACGCCGGACGAGAATGGGTCGCCCGGACCCGGCGCGGGGAACGGTCCCGGCAGCGGCATCCCGGATTGGCTCAGCCCTCCGCCGTTCGACCGCGAGTCCGGCTCGCGCAGCTGA
- the tmk gene encoding dTMP kinase has protein sequence MSSGAAVASEGEPAASGLFLTLEGGDGAGKTTQAALLEKWLTAQGRRVVRTREPGGTEVGVLIRDIVLHHRGDVSPRAEALLYAADRAHHVATVVRPALARGDVVIQDRYLDSSVAYQGAGRVLGAGEVRDLSLWATEGLLPDLTVLLDLDPAAARARRDADDKPFDRLEAEQDDFHARVRGEFLSLAVAEPERFLVLDATAPADEIAVAVRTRVAALLDARTS, from the coding sequence GTGAGCTCCGGCGCCGCCGTGGCGTCGGAGGGGGAGCCCGCGGCATCCGGACTGTTCCTCACTCTGGAGGGCGGCGACGGCGCCGGCAAGACCACACAGGCGGCGCTGCTGGAGAAGTGGCTGACAGCGCAGGGTCGGCGAGTGGTCCGCACCCGCGAACCGGGTGGGACCGAGGTGGGGGTGCTCATCCGTGACATCGTGCTCCACCACCGCGGTGACGTCTCGCCGCGTGCCGAGGCGCTGCTCTACGCCGCCGACCGGGCCCATCATGTCGCGACAGTGGTGCGTCCAGCACTCGCCCGCGGCGATGTCGTGATCCAGGACCGCTATCTCGACTCCTCGGTCGCCTACCAGGGTGCCGGCCGGGTGCTCGGCGCCGGCGAGGTGCGCGATCTGTCGCTCTGGGCCACCGAGGGCCTGCTGCCCGACCTCACGGTGCTGCTCGACCTCGACCCCGCGGCGGCGCGCGCGCGTCGCGATGCCGACGACAAGCCGTTCGACCGTCTCGAAGCCGAGCAGGATGATTTCCACGCGAGAGTGCGCGGTGAGTTCCTCTCCCTCGCCGTCGCGGAGCCCGAGCGCTTCCTCGTGCTCGACGCCACCGCGCCTGCCGACGAGATCGCGGTCGCCGTGCGTACGCGCGTCGCCGCACTGCTGGACGCCCGCACATCGTGA